From Prosthecobacter sp., the proteins below share one genomic window:
- a CDS encoding agmatine deiminase family protein, whose protein sequence is MSKASYPQNYRLPAEFEPQEAIWLSWPSNKESCPKTYHKLQDKFGEIASTISRYERVRINAPMLSHMNIRLSIADNEGDLSQVDIYENNTNDVWCRDHGPIFIKHNETGKVAITDWEFNGWGGKFPPWDLDNAIPEKAAAALKMERFTSKMILEGGAIETNGKGTLLTTEAVLLNPNRHGGKPGNKAEVEKELKAMLGVKDIVWFKKGIEGDDTDGHIDDVVRFIRDDAVICMVEPRETDPNHKVLKDIRERLNDVKAPDGGKLEIIEIEMPQAIEMKDWRLSRLPASYANFLILNNAVLMPLFGHKKKDAMAEDKISECFPGREIISMMAKDLVTEGGAFHCIAMHQPK, encoded by the coding sequence ATGAGTAAAGCTTCCTACCCTCAGAACTACCGCCTGCCTGCCGAATTTGAACCGCAGGAGGCAATCTGGCTTTCCTGGCCCTCCAACAAAGAAAGCTGCCCGAAGACCTACCACAAGCTGCAGGACAAGTTTGGTGAGATCGCCAGCACCATTTCCCGCTACGAGCGCGTGCGCATCAATGCGCCGATGCTCAGCCACATGAACATCCGCCTGAGCATCGCCGACAACGAAGGCGATCTGAGCCAGGTGGACATCTATGAAAACAACACGAACGACGTGTGGTGCCGTGACCACGGGCCGATCTTCATCAAGCACAACGAGACCGGCAAGGTCGCGATCACCGACTGGGAATTCAACGGCTGGGGCGGCAAGTTTCCGCCGTGGGATCTCGACAACGCCATTCCTGAGAAGGCTGCGGCCGCACTGAAGATGGAGCGCTTCACCTCAAAGATGATCCTCGAAGGCGGCGCCATCGAGACGAATGGCAAAGGTACACTGCTCACCACCGAGGCTGTGTTGCTCAATCCCAACCGCCACGGTGGCAAGCCGGGCAACAAGGCCGAGGTCGAGAAGGAATTGAAAGCCATGCTCGGCGTGAAGGACATCGTGTGGTTCAAGAAAGGCATCGAAGGCGATGACACCGACGGCCACATCGACGACGTGGTGCGCTTCATCCGCGACGACGCCGTCATCTGCATGGTCGAGCCGCGTGAAACCGACCCCAATCACAAGGTTCTCAAAGACATTCGCGAGCGACTCAACGACGTGAAAGCTCCCGATGGCGGCAAGCTCGAAATCATTGAAATCGAGATGCCCCAGGCCATCGAGATGAAGGACTGGCGTCTCAGCCGCCTGCCTGCGAGCTACGCGAACTTCCTGATCCTGAACAACGCCGTGCTCATGCCGCTGTTCGGTCACAAAAAGAAGGACGCCATGGCCGAGGACAAGATTTCCGAGTGCTTCCCCGGTCGTGAAATCATCTCCATGATGGCGAAGGATCTTGTCACCGAAGGTGGTGCCTTCCATTGCATTGCGATGCACCAGCCGAAGTGA
- a CDS encoding carbon-nitrogen hydrolase, producing the protein MSKVILGLVQSRAFSSKDESLREHVRLIREAASRGAQIVCLQELFNTPYFCITQDTELFNLAEAVPGPTTEALAPLAKELGVVIIVPLFEKRGPGLYHNTAAVIDADGTVLGKYRKMHIPQDPGFEEKFYFTPGDLGYRVWDTKFGRIGVLICWDQWYPEAARLTALAGAEILFYPTAIGWLPSEKAALGAAQHCAWETVQRGHAVANGCFVAAVNRVGTEQQSEFWGQSFVANPYGEVVAKASVSDEEILIVPCDLSAVEDFRRIWPFFRDRRIDTYAPLTKRYLDE; encoded by the coding sequence ATGTCGAAGGTCATCCTCGGTCTGGTGCAAAGCCGGGCCTTTTCCAGCAAAGACGAAAGCCTGCGCGAGCATGTGCGCCTCATCCGTGAGGCGGCGTCTCGCGGTGCGCAGATCGTGTGCCTGCAGGAGCTGTTCAACACGCCGTACTTCTGCATCACGCAGGACACGGAGCTGTTTAACCTCGCCGAGGCCGTTCCGGGCCCCACGACGGAGGCTTTGGCCCCGCTGGCGAAGGAACTGGGCGTGGTGATCATCGTGCCGTTGTTTGAAAAGCGTGGACCGGGTTTGTATCACAACACAGCAGCGGTGATCGACGCGGATGGCACGGTGTTGGGCAAGTACCGCAAGATGCACATCCCGCAGGACCCGGGGTTCGAGGAGAAGTTTTATTTCACGCCGGGAGACCTTGGCTATCGCGTGTGGGACACCAAGTTTGGTCGCATTGGTGTGCTGATCTGCTGGGACCAGTGGTATCCGGAGGCCGCACGGCTTACGGCACTGGCTGGCGCGGAGATTTTGTTCTACCCCACGGCCATCGGCTGGCTGCCGAGCGAAAAAGCCGCCCTCGGAGCCGCCCAGCACTGCGCCTGGGAGACCGTGCAACGTGGCCATGCAGTGGCCAACGGCTGTTTCGTGGCGGCGGTCAACCGCGTGGGCACCGAGCAGCAGAGCGAATTCTGGGGCCAGAGTTTCGTGGCAAATCCTTATGGAGAAGTCGTTGCAAAGGCCTCCGTGAGCGATGAAGAGATTTTGATCGTGCCGTGTGACCTTTCAGCGGTGGAGGATTTCCGCCGCATCTGGCCGTTTTTCCGTGATCGCCGCATTGACACCTACGCTCCCCTGACCAAACGCTACCTTGATGAGTAA
- a CDS encoding antitoxin AF2212-like protein yields the protein MSTAVDAIYEKGLLQLLAPLPLPEHSRVRVAVELISDDPERSEWLSQSQRQLETVWDNDADDVFNELLAS from the coding sequence ATGAGCACCGCCGTCGATGCGATCTATGAAAAGGGGCTGTTGCAGCTCCTGGCTCCTCTGCCATTACCGGAACACAGTCGAGTTCGTGTCGCTGTAGAACTCATCAGTGACGACCCGGAGCGTTCCGAGTGGCTCTCCCAGTCGCAACGTCAGCTCGAAACGGTGTGGGACAACGATGCCGACGACGTTTTCAATGAATTGCTCGCGTCATGA
- a CDS encoding type II toxin-antitoxin system PemK/MazF family toxin, with the protein MNCSRHDVVLLPIPFTDLSSQKVRPAVVLGHGSFPGDLFVVPITSQLANTDFPLNAWQAARLNVPCGIKSQICTIEDRLVRKVVGRLHPTDVATLQTHLRNWLGL; encoded by the coding sequence ATGAATTGCTCGCGTCATGATGTCGTCCTGCTGCCGATCCCGTTCACGGATTTGAGCAGCCAGAAAGTCCGCCCAGCGGTGGTCCTCGGTCACGGCTCGTTTCCTGGCGACCTCTTTGTGGTTCCGATCACTTCACAGCTCGCGAACACGGATTTCCCGCTGAACGCATGGCAGGCCGCCAGACTCAATGTGCCTTGCGGCATCAAATCGCAGATCTGCACCATTGAAGACCGGCTGGTGCGCAAAGTCGTTGGTCGATTGCACCCGACCGATGTGGCAACGCTTCAAACACATTTGCGCAACTGGCTGGGGCTTTGA